A window from Drosophila subobscura isolate 14011-0131.10 chromosome O, UCBerk_Dsub_1.0, whole genome shotgun sequence encodes these proteins:
- the LOC117898805 gene encoding COX assembly mitochondrial protein 2 homolog, which translates to MHTDLASHLHTPACNKLIEELQACHDNNAFGRFIGICNSIDDKVVKCLKGERIARSAANRAKAREQQARYKERLLHGDTE; encoded by the exons ATGCATACGGACTTGGCTTCCCATTTGCACACGCCGGCCTGCAACAAACTAATTGAGGAGCTTCAAGCTTGCCACGACAAC AACGCTTTCGGCAGGTTCATTGGGATCTGCAACTCGATTGACGACAAGGTGGTAAAGTGCCTGAAGGGTGAACGCATCGCTCGCTCCGCCGCAAACCGAGCCAAGGCCCGCGAACAGCAAGCCAGATACAAGGAGAGACTGCTGCATGGAGACACCGAATAG
- the LOC117898801 gene encoding vacuolar protein sorting-associated protein 16 homolog: MPIMYNTGEWFKVRPDYYRKVELATTDWPLDLDLEYMQVAAAPYGGPLAAIRDPTKLVPVKGTARPMVRIFDTTGKETGHILWNHGKLIAMGWSDTEELICVQENAKVFVFDMFGKEKESYSIGDEASVTKIVEAKVFQSAAGTGVAVMTTSGRIFLKLNSSKTERKLPDIPNSSINCSCWEIVTEGRNSYCLLGREREVIKLFPGETVGTITANLFEKPHDRIIKISVSYNHQHLALYTNTGLLWLGSVDMRQKYCEFDTGRKDMPLQMEWIMNSDNSEADAVVISYPSYLLIVNRNADRSDFPYDPIMFLVAEMDGVRIITQSSHEMIQRLPKCVENIFAVNSQEPASYLFEAQKKFEEKSYKSDEYLSMCRDKIELAVTECIEAASFEFCTETQKSLLRTANFGKAFVLGHNPDEYMRIMRILRVLNTLRHERIAMPLTFKQFSHLNPEVILSRLVFRKHYAVAIQVAKHLNLPESWILEHWAYHKVMNDPNDSEVARKITEKFKNPTVEGISFCNIAEKAHQAGRDDLAIKLLELEPRASLHVPLLLKMRKFDKAVASATQSGDTELVIKVLLEMKMHMMLSNLHMTIRDYPLALNMYKKIMRETNRAGLYGIYNTEDDQKAIAEYHFKNAIESKDLESNLSVIGNAYTQARCTVEAELCAETSRLFKLQKTLSTKYNASLNGLSVHDTIEQLLKMGELKEAEKIRSDFKVPDRRFWWQRILNLAEQQKWDELEKFSKNKKSPIGYEPFVEVCLKYDNAREARKYIPRCRDNRKVLWFIRANYFEEAIDCAFEQRDLHSLYDLQKKESIINDRNLLAKTCNCIAMLETRK; encoded by the exons ATGCCTATTATGTACAATACGGGCGAGTGGTTCAAGGTGCGGCCAGACTACTACAG AAAAGTGGAGCTGGCTACGACCGACTGGCCGCTGGATCTGGACCTGGAGTACATGCAGGTGGCGGCGGCCCCCTATGGCGGTCCCCTGGCGGCAATACGCGATCCCACCAAACTGGTGCCGGTCAAAGGCACAGCCCGCCCCATGGTGCGGATCTTTGACACCACCGGCAAGGAAACGGGTCACATTTTG TGGAACCATGGCAAGCTCATTGCCATGGGCTGGTCGGACACGGAGGAGCTGATTTGCGTGCAAGAGAATGCCAAAGTCTTTGTCTTCGACATGTTTGGCAAGGAGAAGGAGTCGTACAGTATTGGAGACGAGGCGAGCGTCACAAAGATTGTGGAGGCCAAAGTGTTTCAGTCAGCCGCTGGCACTGGAGTGGCTGTCATGACCACATCCGGTCGGATCTTTCTTAAActaaacagcagcaaaacggAGCGAAAGCTACCAGATATTCCCA ACTCCAGCATAAATTGCTCATGCTGGGAGATCGTAACCGAAGGACGCAACAGCTACTGTCTCCTGGGACGAGAGCGGGAGGTCATCAAACTGTTCCCTGGCGAGACTGTCGGCACCATCACCGCCAATCTGTTCGAGAAGCCGCACGATCGAATCATCAAGATCTCCGTTTCGTACAACCACCAGCATCTGGCGCTCTACACGAACACGGGCCTCCTCTGGCTGGGCAGCGTTGACATGCGGCAAAAGTACTGCGAGTTCGACACGGGCCGCAAGGACATGCCCCTGCAGATGGAGTGGATCATGAACAGCGACAACAGTGAGGCGGACGCCGTGGTCATCTCTTACCCCTCCTATCTGCTGATCGTGAATCGCAACGCGGATCGCAGCGACTTCCCCTACGATCCGATCATGTTTCTGGTGGCCGAAATGGACGGAGTCCGCATCATCACTCAGAGCTCTCACGAGATGATACAGCGGCTGCCGAAATGCGTGGAGAATATATTTGCGGTGAACAGCCAGGAGCCGGCCAGCTATCTGTTCGAGGCCCAGAAGAAGTTCGAGGAGAAGTCCTACAAGTCGGATGAATATCTGAGCATGTGCCGCGACAAAATCGAGCTGGCTGTCACCGAATGCATTGAGGCTGCCTCCTTTGAGTTCTGCACCGAAACGCAGAAGAGTCTGCTAAGG ACTGCAAACTTTGGCAAGGCCTTCGTACTTGGCCACAATCCCGACGAGTATATGCGCATCATGCGGATACTGCGAGTTCTCAACACACTGCGACACGAGAGGATTGCCATGCCGCTTACATTCAAACA GTTTTCGCATCTGAATCCGGAGGTCATCCTGAGTCGCTTGGTATTTCGCAAGCATTATGCCGTCGCCATCCAAGTGGCCAAGCATCTGAATCTGCCCGAATCCTGGATACTCGAGCACTGGGCCTACCACAAAGTGATGAATGATCCCA ATGACAGCGAGGTGGCCCGCAAGATTACGGAGAAATTTAAGAATCCCACCGTCGAAGGTATTTCTTTCTGCAATATTGCCGAGAAGGCGCATCAAGCAGGACGCGATGATCTGGCCATTAAGCTTCTGGAACTGGAGCCGCGAGCCTCGCTGcatgtgccgctgctgctgaagatGCGCAAGTTCGATAAAGCCGTGGCCAGTGCTACACAATCGGGGGACACAGAGCTGGTAATCAAAGTTCTTCTGGAAATGAAGATGCACATGATGCTGTCCAATCTGCAT ATGACAATTCGCGATTATCCGCTGGCGTTGAATATGTACAAGAAAATCATGCGAGAGACGAACCGTGCAGGGCTCTATGGCATATATAACACAGAGGACGACCAGAAAGCCATTGCCGAGTATCACTTTAAGAATGCCATCGAGAGTAAGGACCTGGAGTCGAATCTGTCGGTGATTGGCAACGCCTACACCCAAGCGCGATGCACTGTCGAGGCAGAGCTCTGTGCTGAAACGAGCCGACTTTTCAAGCTGCAGAAGACGCTGAGCACCAAGTACAATGCCAGTCTAAATGGCCTGTCCGTGCACGACACCATCGAGCAATTGCTGAAGATGGGCGAACTGAAGGAAGCGGAGAAGATAAGGAGCGACTTCAAGGTGCCCGATCGCCGCTTCTGGTGGCAGCGTATACTCAACCTCGCCGAGCAGCAGAAGTGGGACGAACTGGAGAAGTTCtccaagaacaaaaaaagccCCATTGGCTATGAGCCTTTTGTAGAGGTCTGCCTAAAGTATGACAATGCCAGAGAAGCGCGCAAATACATCCCGCGCTGTCGAGACAATCGAAAGGTTCTTTGGTTTATAAGAGCAAA CTACTTCGAGGAGGCCATCGACTGCGCCTTCGAGCAGCGTGATCTGCACAGCCTCTACGATCTGCAGAAGAAGGAGAGCATTATCAATGATCGCAATTTGCTGGCCAAGACCTGCAACTGCATTGCCATGCTGGAGACACGAAAGTAG
- the LOC117898804 gene encoding LOW QUALITY PROTEIN: protein Abitram (The sequence of the model RefSeq protein was modified relative to this genomic sequence to represent the inferred CDS: deleted 2 bases in 1 codon): protein MAATADPLEAFYFEHEEQQRICGQPVSPITDGFDANYPSVVDRFFTRYYYIRANAAYQVLYHSNRICLICLAPSHPALAQGISTLSFDVGNVDRSQNVVKGKGKKGGMILQADSTLALLTTETGQTYKIPSCIRGKLVEVNAALVAEPKLLEQLPEGAGYFAILLPKIENCDLIKEKLLTQEQYEEYLKTNKEELAT, encoded by the exons ATGGCAGCCACCGCGGATCCCCTGGAAGCCTTCTACTTCGagcacgaggagcagcagcgcatttgCGGCCAGCCGGTGAGC CCCATCACAGATGGCTTCGACGCGAACTATCCCAGTGTCGTGGATCGCTTCTTCACACGCTACTACTACATCCGAGCCAACGCCGCCTACCAGGTGCTGTACCACTCCAACCGCATCTGTCTTATCTGCCTGGCGCCCTCGCATCCCGCTCTGGCCCAAGGCATTTCCACGCTCAGTTTCGATGTGGGGAACGTGGATCGCAGCCAGAACGTGGTCAAGGGCAAAGGCAAGAAGGGCGGCATGATCCTGCAGGCGGACTCTACGCTGGCGCTGCTCACCACGGAGACGGGACAGACCTACAAGATACCTAGCTGCATACGCGGCAAGCTGGTGGAGGTTAACGCTGCTCTGGTTGCGGAGCCCAAGCTGCTGGAACAGCTGCCCGAGGGTGCCGGCTACTTTGCCATTCTGCTGCCCAAAATCGAAAACTGCGACTTGATCAAGGAGAAGCTGTTGACGCAGGAGCAGTACGAGGAGTACTTGAAGa CAAACAAAGAGGAGTTGGCCACTTGA